In the genome of Phaeodactylum tricornutum CCAP 1055/1 chromosome 18, whole genome shotgun sequence, one region contains:
- a CDS encoding predicted protein — translation MSRTSNSYHHRHQAYFHPHEDEFAAPSTPFYHQFHDVFTPVPSRTSRYCFEEKDVRHLSAPPMLQTCLAVEECPKASTSPPSRRLPSSPLVKRSSTPAPTPSCTRSSATASPSPAISLDDEAIWSCDSGDTFECPFDYYEKVLEHAKTYGFTIARSFERYWEEDQQKFGVVVKKGYIYCNVLKCQRGRRGCCFGIRFVHVPKRGVYKINKCNGTHLHELAVGQHNNGRRRAPVVTQKGCKRLRVETSPENKTVSAAVFAAPGMKPMLRTKGEPWGYPDEYFSCTSVLGRSSYYT, via the coding sequence GTTACCATCATCGGCATCAAGCATACTTCCATCCCCACGAAGATGAGTTTGCCGCTCCATCGACACCATTCTACCACCAATTTCATGATGTCTTCACGCCCGTTCCCTCACGTACCTCTAGGTATTGCTTCGAGGAGAAGGATGTACGCCACCTGTCGGCACCTCCGATGCTTCAAACGTGTTTAGCTGTAGAGGAATGCCCCAAGGCAAGTACCTCGCCTCCTTCGCGGCGACTTCCATCTTCTCCTTTGGTGAAGCGGAGCTCTACCCCCGCTCCCACACCGTCATGTACAAGAAGTTCAGCTACCGCTTCGCCCTCTCCTGCTATCTCGCTTGACGATGAAGCCATTTGGTCCTGCGACTCTGGCGACACCTTTGAGTGCCCCTTTGACTATTACGAAAAGGTTCTTGAACATGCCAAAACGTACGGCTTTACTATAGCCCGCTCCTTTGAGCGCTATTGGGAAGAAGATCAACAAAAGTTTGGAGTCGTCGTGAAAAAAGGTTACATTTACTGTAATGTTCTGAAGTGCCAGCGCGGTCGACGCGgatgttgttttggaattcGCTTTGTGCATGTACCCAAGCGCGGTGTTTACAAAATCAACAAATGTAATGGGACACATTTGCACGAGTTGGCTGTCGGGCAACATAACAACGGCAGGCGACGGGCCCCGGTGGTGACTCAGAAAGGTTGCAAGAGGTTGAGGGTCGAGACAAGTCCAGAAAACAAGACAGTCTCGGCAGCAGTATTCGCTGCTCCAGGCATGAAACCAATGCTACGAACCAAAGGTGAGCCTTGGGGATACCCAGACGAATATTTCTCCTGTACATCTGTGCTTGGGCGCAGCAGCTACTACACGTAG
- a CDS encoding predicted protein, whose amino-acid sequence MAVKRRISEFRCLAVEERTRRRSELYQRPPRSLLLALARFLGPTDPLFLLGDQSTLDPSGPSSIYLYTTMSDSFNNHHRYPSYHYPYEETPSPSKVNTHHYCHSSSYHPSAPRHPAPPQDDQQYRYGSSYYYPRGAELSTPSQLNDRYHQRWYYYPPDEEFASGDHQFQDVFTPFAASKYCEAVEEEGLETYAPLPIQPSLTQSNIRENTLPSSLTERASPTYSSPSRVTNVAVSSSSEVPPLELEKIWACESGDTFACPFDYYERVLEHAKTCGFTIARSFERYWEEDQEKFGVVVKKGYIYCNVLKCQRGRRGCCFGIRFVHVQKQGVYKINKCNGTHLHDLCVGPHNNGRRRAPVVTPKASKRLKASLRADGRAGTSTSMYASAMRNDEEAFHSEMSSAVPDKNPSCIPGPCIVGRSSFYA is encoded by the exons ATGGCAGTTAAA CGAAGAATTTCTGAATTCCGTTGTCTTGCGGTTGAGGAACGAACTCGTCG AAGATCGGAGCTCTATCAACGTCCTCCTCGCTCGCTCTTGCTCGCTCTCGCTCGCTTTCTCGGACCAACGGACCCACTTTTCCTTCTCGGAGACCAGTCCACTCTAGACCCATCCGGTCCCTCGAGTATCTATCTGTATACGACTATGAGCGATTCATTCAATAATCACCATCGATATCCATCGTACCACTATCCATACGAAGAGACACCTTCGCCATCTAAGGTTAACACCCATCACTATTGTCACTCATCGTCCTACCATCCCTCTGCGCCGCGGCATCCCGCTCCGCCCCAAGACGACCAACAATACCGATATGGTTCATCGTACTACTACCCTCGTGGTGCAGAATTATCTACTCCATCGCAATTGAACGATAGGTACCATCAGCGATGGTATTATTATCCTCCAGATGAGGAGTTCGCATCAGGCGATCATCAGTTTCAGGATGTTTTCACGCCTTTTGCTGCTTCGAAATATTGTGAAGCAGTGGAAGAAGAGGGACTCGAAACTTATGCACCTCTACCGATCCAGCCGTCCTTGACGCAATCAAATATCAGAGAAAATACTCTTCCCTCTTCATTGACAGAACGTGCGTCGCCAACGTATTCTTCACCGTCAAGGGTGACTAATGTGGCCGTCTCTTCATCCTCTGAAGTTCCGCCACTCGAGCTGGAAAAAATTTGGGCTTGCGAATCCGGGGACACGTTTGCCTGTCCCTTTGACTACTACGAACGTGTCCTCGAACACGCCAAGACGTGTGGCTTTACCATTGCTCGCTCGTTTGAACGCTATTGGGAAGAAGATCAGGAAAAGTTTGGAGTTGTGGTAAAAAAGGGTTATATTTACTGCAACGTACTCAAATGTCAGCGTGGTCGTCGGGGGTGCTGTTTTGGAATTCGCTTTGTTCATGTACAGAAACAAGGTGTTTACAAGATAAATAAATGCAACGGGACACATTTGCACGATCTGTGTGTCGGGCCGCACAACAACGGTAGGCGCCGGGCACCGGTGGTGACTCCAAAAGCCTCGAAGCGATTGAAGGCGAGCCTCCGGGCGGATGGAAGGGCTGGTACTTCTACATCCATGTATGCTTCGGCAATGAGgaatgacgaagaagcaTTTCACTCGGAAATGTCGAGTGCTGTTCCCGATAAGAACCCATCCTGCATACCTGGACCATGCATAGTTGGACGCAGCAGTTTCTATGCTTGA
- a CDS encoding predicted protein, which translates to MNKRRQSLVGRAKDPISFGLRLKFIDLPLSHAADDEADSAQPETVPWPCLAFTSIHELLGILSVENDGDYISCTRRQHRLTVELLRHIYERGGSYTDPVYFLFGSRTPGGNRLFFADVNNCCFRGRRLVANDYRSHITTAVDCMEQEAAFLDALNETAPILTNLLAEEALRQDYLPGPGEHAPAA; encoded by the coding sequence ATGAACAAACGAAGGCAGAGCCTTGTTGGGCGGGCGAAAGATCCGATATCATTTGGTCTCCGCTTGAAGTTCATCGATCTCCCACTGAGCCACGCAGCAGACGATGAGGCCGATTCCGCTCAGCCCGAAACGGTTCCGTGGCCATGCCTCGCATTCACCAGCATTCACGAACTCCTGGGAATATTGTCTGTAGAAAACGATGGCGACTACATTTCTTGCACTCGCCGACAGCACCGGCTGACGGTCGAGCTTTTGCGGCATATATACGAACGTGGGGGCAGCTATACCGACCCCGTTTATTTTTTATTCGGCTCGCGAACGCCTGGAGGCAACCGACTCTTCTTTGCAGACGTGAACAATTGTTGCTTTCGTGGGCGACGTTTGGTAGCCAATGACTACCGATCACACATTACAACGGCGGTGGATTGTATGGAGCAAGAAGCAGCATTTCTGGACGCCTTAAACGAAACGGCTCCAATTTTGACAAACCTCTTGGCAGAAGAAGCCCTACGCCAAGACTATTTACCAGGGCCAGGCGAACACGCGCCCGCAGCCTGA
- a CDS encoding predicted protein codes for MAEETTTRSLGTVKATLTAYQTLNNIGKNPLNDDGTVGGEESDSLVTRPHLGIVGSVAVAGLLAAIASFVLVTAHLVDLASVTLMLIAPLVVVQKHMLRKLGGMRGLQNSLRQSANRFMQQNLTLHMSVSKLSHNVESLSKVEGKLQGIAEKSGTKVDHLFDTVKENGEIQKHIKKALETKVMQQIMTACLQVDRDRNFTLGPQEVKILEMRLSNIPGVIFDKTRFDAFLQSDQGELALSDVCGIARVLRDNSVPEAQRIFRFAPQKVLQQGKASSPRRGLFGMGSARHDLVP; via the exons ATGGCGGAAGAGACGACTACTCGCAGCTTGGGTACGGTCAAGGCCACCCTAACGGCATACCAGACGCTGAACAACATTGGCAAGAATCCActcaacgacgacggaacgGTTGGTGGCGAAGAGTCGGACAGTCTCGTCACCCGACCGCATCTCGGCATTGTCGGAAGCGTCGCCGTGGCGGGGTTACTCGCAGCGATTGCCAGTTTTGTCCTCGTGACGGCGCATTTGGTAGATTTAGCCTCCGTCACGCTCATGCTCATCGCCCCGCTCGTCGTCGTACAAAAGCACATGCTTCGCAAGCTGGGAGGAATGCGAGGATTACAAAATTCCCTGAGACAGAGCGCTAATCGTTTCATGCAGCAAAACTTGACTCTCCACATGTCTGTCAGTAAGCTTTCGCACAATGTCGAAAG CCTCTCTAAAGTTGAAGGGAAACTCCAGGGTATTGCCGAAAAGTCTGGCACAAAGGTCGACCATCTGTTTGACACGGTTAAGGAGAACGGTGAAATTCAGAAACATATAAAAAAAGCTTTGGAAACGAAGGttatgcagcagataatgaCGGCTTGTCTTCAAGTCGACCGCGATCGCAATTTCACTCTCGGGCCGCAAGAAGTTAAGATCCTCGAGATGCGTTTGAGCAACATCCCTGGTGTCATTTTTGATAAGACCCGGTTCGACGCATTTTTGCAATCCGACCAGGGGGAACTGGCATTGTCCGACGTTTGTGGTATCGCCCGTGTATTGCGGGACAACTCTGTCCCGGAAGCGCAACGGATTTTTCGGTTCGCTCCCCAAAAGGTGCTCCAGcaggggaaagcctcgtcgCCGCGGAGGGGGCTATTTGGTATGGGCAGTGCCAGACACGATCTGGTGCCTTAG
- a CDS encoding predicted protein → MTATVSTADPELGERSPLLTGNGEEPKPLEDIKDHYVKEQVVASIAGVSFITSVLSLVFQAAGHPTVFVSGLLGTILAPYAAIQQRKLTEVEALAETNERLTSEVDQLATENERLSTQVQTMEKSVANLQTMEETLETLQSMQGESVDELENQLEESKQILASMNVNLKSELLQNLISVMLAADANGDMLLSDEEIEDLIHQLESIHGVELKEQMLKNIIIDAGRSVAGIMELARHVLCDKDIPEDKNIFALVEEYK, encoded by the exons ATGACAGCCACTGTATCGACTGCGGATCCCGAATTGGGAGAACGATCGCCACTATTAACCGGAAACGGCGAAGAGCCTAAGCCTTTAGAAGATATCAAGGACCACTACGTTAAAGAACAGGTCGTTGCCAGTATCGCCGGCGTTAGTT TTATAACGTCGGTGCTTTCCTTGGTTTTCCAAGCCGCTGGACACCCTACAGTGTTCGTTTCAGGTCTGCTGGGGACAATTTTGGCACCGTATGCTGCTATTCAACAACGGAAGCTTACCGAGGTGGAGGCTTTGGCGGAAACGAACGAGCGATTAACGTCGGAAGTCGACCAACTGGCGACCGAAAACGAACGCTTATCGACACAAGTGCAAACAATGGAAAAGTCCGTCGCCAA TCTGCAAACTATGGAAGAAACACTTGAAACTCTACAATCCATGCAGGGCGAATCGGTTGACGAACTCGAAAACCAACTGGAAGAATCCAAACAGATTCTAGCGTCCATGAATGTTAACCTAAAGTCTGAGCTTTTGCAGAACTTAATTTCGGTAATGTTGGCGGCCGATGCCAACGGCGACATGCTCTtgagcgacgaagaaattgaagatcTGATTCATCAGCTCGAAAGCATTCATGGTGTCGAACTCAAGGAGCAAATGCTCAAGAATATCATTATCGATGCCGGTCGGAGTGTGGCGGGAATAATGGAATTAGCGCGCCATGTTTTATGTGACAAAGACATCCCCGAAGACAAAAACATTTTTGCCTTGGTGGAAGAGTACAAGTAG